GCGATCATAGACGCGGGCCTGTTCCACCGGATCGCCGGCATCGACCAGATCGACGAAATTGACCCCCTTGACCACCCGGCCGTCCTTGACGTCCAGGCAGGGGATGACGCGCATCTTCAGCATCAGTCGGCGTCCTCGACGGCGGGAGCGGAGAGCAGGGCCAGCGCCTCTTTCGGGTCGATCCGGCCGTCATACAGCGCACGGCCACAGATCACGCCCTCGATCCCGGTATCCTCCTCCAACTTCAGCGCCTTCAGGTCCTCGATGGAGGAGACGCCGCCCGACGCGATCACCGGGGTGGTCAGGTGGAAGGCGAGGTCGGAGGTGGACTCGACGTTGACGCCACCCATGGCGCCGTCGCGGTTGATGTCGGTGTAGATGATGGCGGCGACGCCGCAATCCTCGAACTTCAGCGCCAGATCGAGCGCCTTGATGTCGGAGGTCTCGGCCCAGCCGGCCACGGCGACATAGCCTTCGCGCGCGTCGATGCCGACGGCGACCTTGCCGGGGAACTCGCGGCAGGCGGCCTTGACCAGCTCCGGATCGCGCAACGCCACCGTGCCCAGGATGACGCGGCTGATCCCCTTCTCCAGCCACATGCCGATGGTGTTCAGATCGCGGATGCCGCCGCCGAGCTGGACCGGGATGGTCACCGACTTCAGAATGCTTTCCACCGCGGCGCCGTTCACCGGCTTGCCTTCGAAGGCGCCGTTGAGGTCGACCAGATGCAGCCATTCGAAGCCCTGGCTCTGGAACAGGCGGGCCTGTTCGCCGGGATCGGTGTTGAAGACCGTGGCCTGGCTCATCTCGCCGCGCAGCAGGCGGACGCAGGCACCGTCCTTGAGGTCGATGGCGGGATAGATGATCATCGCGGGCGTCTTCCTATGGCGTGGCTGGCGGTTGTCGGGCGTTATTCGGCGGGCGGCTGGGAATCGGGCTGAAGGTCTTTGCAGTAGAAATGTCCGGCAAGCGGCTTGCCCTGCACCAGCGCATAGAAGGGATGGGTGCCCCAGCGCTTGAAGCCGAGCGATTCGTAGAGCGCGATGGCCGCCTCCTGCGTCACCCGGACGTCCAGGTTCAGCACCTGGAAGCCAACGGCGCGCGCCTCCTCCACCACCGCCAGCGTCAGGCGGCGGGCAAGGCCGTGGCCGCGCGCCCAGGGGGCGACGAAGCTGGTGGTCAGCTGGGCGGCGTGGGCCTGCGCCTCGTTGTTGCGCGGCGGCTTGACCAGCTGGGCGGATCCAGCCACCACCCCGTCGAGGCGGGCGACGAACAGCACCCGTTCCGGCACCACCAGCACGCCCTTCCAGAAGCGCTCCATCACGTCGCGCGGCGGCGGCTCGACCCAGCCGAAACCGCCGCCGGCGCGGATGGCGTCGTCGGCCGCGTCGCACAGGTCATGCAGGTCGGCAGTCTTCAGCGCATCGACCTTGTCGATGGCGATCTCGGCCATCGCCTCAGACCTTCCAGCGCAGGAAATTGGCGATCAGCGCCAGACCGGTGGCCTGGCTCTTTTCCGGGTGGAACTGGGTGCCGACCAGATTGTCGCGCCCGACCACCGCGGCGAAGGGTCCGCCGTAATCGGCGGACGCGATCAGCGTGTCAGGGTCGGCCGGCTTGAACTGGTAGGAATGGACGAAATAGGCATGCGCGCCCTCCGGCAGCCCAGCCAGAACCGGGTGCGGGCGGCGGATGTTCAGCTCGTTCCAGCCCATATGCGGGATTTTCAGGGTGGGATCGGCCGGTTCCAGCTTCACCACCTCGCCGCGGATCCAGCCCAACCCCTCGGTCACGCCATATTCGCGGCCGCGTTCGGCCATCAGCTGCATGCCGACGCAGATGCCCAGGAAGGGCCGGCCGCGGCGGTGCACCACCTCCTCCAGCGCGTCGAGCATGCCGGGAACCTCCGACAGGCCGCGCTTGCAGTCGGCGAAGGCGCCCACGCCGGGCAGCACCACGCGGTCGGCATGGCGGACCGCATCGGCATCGGAGGTGACGATGACATTGTAGGAGGATTCGGCTTCGCCGGCCGCGCGCTCGATCGCCTTGGCGGCGGAGCGCAGGTTGCCGGAGCCGTAATCGATCAGCGCGACCGTTTCCATGGACGTGACAAACCTTCCGATAGGACGGCGGAGGGAGACTTCAGGTCCCCGCCGTCAGAGCGATCCGCCGAGCGTGCCCTTGGTGGAGGGCACCGCATCGCGCTTGCGCGGGTCGATCTCCACCCCGGCGCGCAGCGCGCGGGCAAGCGCCTTGTAGCAGCTTTCCACGATATGGTGGTTGTTCTCGCCATACAGGTTTTCGACGTGCAGCGTCACGCCGGCGGCCATGGCGAAGGCCTGGAACCACTCGCGGAAAAGCTCGGTGTCGAAATCGCCGATCTTGTCGCGGGTGAAGTTCACCTTCCAGATCAGGTAGGGCCGGTTGGAGAAGTCCAGCGCCACCCGCGTCAGCGTCTCGTCCATCGGGACATAGGAATGGCCATAGCGCTGGATGCCCTTGCGGTCGCCCAGCGCCTTCGCCACCGCCATGCCGATGGCGATGCCGGTGTCCTCGGTCGTGTGGTGATAGTCGATGTGCAGGTCGCCGTCGGCCAGGACCGTCAGGTCCATCAGGCTGTGGCGCGACAGCTGTTCCAGCATATGGTCGAGGAAGCCGACCCCCGTCTTGACGTCGTAGACGCCGGTGCCGTCAAGGTTCAGCGCGACCCGGATCCGGGTCTCCGTGGTGTTCCGCTCGATCGAGGCGCGGCGGCCGCCGTTGGTGGGGGTCTGGTCCATGGCGGTTTTGTAGCAGGAAGCATCCGCACGCGCCAGCATCCGGCACGAATGATGCGCGCTCTGTCCATTCCGACGATTGTCCTACATGGGTGTGCGGGGTACAGTCTTTCACACCTCATACGTGCATATCCGCTTATGACGACCCACCCGCGCCCATTCGCCGCAGCTTTGATTCTCCTTCTCGGCCTTTTGCCGGCCGGCTGCGGCGGCATGTCCCCGCCTCCGCCGATTGGAAAAGCGGCGCCGCCGGTCGCTGCCGGCACCGCCGCGCCCTTCCGCTTCGGCGAGCTGACCATCGGCTCGATGCGGCGCGGGATGCAGATCGGCCGCTATGTCTGGGGCATCGACTGCGCCCCGCCCTATGACGACGTCTATTGGACCAGCGGCGTCAACATGCGGCGCGGCTCCACCTTCGACGAGCGGTTTGCCGAGGTGATGACCGCCGCCGGCTTCGACGTGGTCGGCCGGCCCGGCGGTCCCGACAACCCCGACGGCAACCGCAGCCGCGCCCGCTTCACCGTGCAGGGCGACCTGCGCGACGTGCAACTGGAGCTGTGCCACCGCACCAACTGGCTGACCGGCAGCAGCAAGGGCAGTTCCGGCACCGGCAGCGTCAAGGTGGAATGGACGGTCTACGACGCGCGCGGCGACGGGCTGGTCCATCGCCTCGTCACCACCGGAGCCACGGCACAGGAACGCGGGGTGCCCCAGGGCGAGACCCTGCTGGTCGAGGAGGCCTTCGCCGCGGCGGTGGAGGCGCTCGCCGCCGACGCCGGTTTCCGCGCCCTGCTGTCCGGCGGCGCCCTGCCCTCCCCGGCCGCACGGCCGTCGACGGCGTTTCCCGTGGCGGCACCGGCCGGGTCCGGCCCCATTTCGCTGACGCCAAATGCCTCGCCAGCCGCGGCACCCTCCGCTCCGGTCGCAGCCCCTGCACAGGCTAGCCGCCTGCTTCTGCGCGGCGGGGCCGGATCAGGCCGGATCGCATCGGCGAGAATACCGGTCGATCGGTCGCACGGGCTGGTGATCGGAGAAACCGATGTCGCCGGCCAGGTGCAGGCGGTGCTGCTGGCTCCCCTCTCCGGCTCCGATCCCACCGTTACGGTGCGGCCGGCCCGTGGCGTGGAGCTGACCGGCTGGGTGATCGGGCGCGACGCGGCCAGCGGCCTTGCCCTGGTCCGGGTGCCGGCGCGGCTGCCCGCCCTGTCCCTACGTACCGCGACCCTGCGCGTCAGCGAACCGGTGCGGGCGGTCATCGGCGGACGCAGCAAGGAAATAGCCGGGATCGTCGGTGGCCTGCCGGCCGACGAGGCTCGTGGCGGCACACTGATCCAGGCGGATCTGGGCTCGGCCGACCTGTTCACCGCGGTGACGGAATCCGGCGACCCGCTGCTCGACGGAAGCGGCGCACTGGCCGGCGTGGCACCGGCCGCCGGCCGCTCCCCCGTCACGCCGGCGGGGCTTGTGGAGTTCCTGGCGCTCGGCCCGCTGCTCGACCGGCTGGGGGTGGATGCGGTCGTCGCCGTTCAGCCTCCGGCTCCATCCAAGCCGGGTAAACCACGCCGCAACAGCCCGCCCGATCCGCTGTGGGAGGATGAGGCGCCAGACGGCGAACTGCTTGACGGCGACATCGCCCCTCCCACATAGACCGGATGTCCTGCCGCCACGATTCAAAGGGGTCCGCGCGCCGCATCGGCGCAGCACTCCAGGGGACGGCAGGCCGTTCCCCATTTTCCAGCGTGGTTTCCGCATGACCTATCCAGCGTCCAATCCACATGATCCCATCCAATGGCATGGCACCACCATCCTGTCGGTGCGTAAGAACGGTCAGGTGGTGATCGCCGGCGACGGGCAGGTCTCGGTCGGCCAGACGGTGATGAAGGCCAACGCGCGCAAGGTCCGCTGGCTGGCCGGCGGTACGGTGATGGCGGGCTTCGCCGGCGCCACCGCCGACGCGCTGACCCTGTTCGAGCGGCTGGAGGGCAAGCTGGAGCAGTATCCCGGCCAGCTGACCCGCGCCTGCGTCGAGATGGCCAAGGACTGGCGCACCGACCGCTACCTGCGCCGGCTGGAAGCGATGATGGCCGTCGCCGACAAGTCCGTCAGCCTGGTGCTGACCGGCAACGGCGACGTGCTGGAGCCGGAGGACGGGCTGATCGGCATCGGCTCCGGCGGATCCTACGCCCTGTCGGCGGCGCGTGCGCTGATCGACATCGACGGGATGGATGCGGAAGCCGTGGCGCGCAAGGCGATGAGGATCGCCGCCGGCATCTGCGTCTACACCAACGAAAACGTCACCCTGGAAAAGCTGTGACCGACATGAGCCAGAACGCCAGCACCGCATCCGTCTCCGCCGACAGCGCCGCCTTCAGCCCGCGCGAGATCGTCTCGGAACTCGACCGCTACATCGTCGGCCAGAACGACGCCAAGCGCGCGGTCGCCATCGCGCTGCGCAACCGCTGGCGCCGGCAGCAGCTGCCCGAGGGCTTGCGGGAAGAGGTGTTGCCGAAGAACATCCTGATGATCGGCCCGACCGGCGTCGGCAAGACCGAGATCGCCCGCCGCCTCGCCCGGCTGGCCCAGGCCCCCTTCCTGAAGGTGGAGGCCACCAAGTTCACCGAGGTCGGTTATGTCGGCCGCGACGTCGAGCAGATCGTCCGCGATCTGGTGGAGGCCGCCATCGGCCTGACCCGCGAGCGCCTGCGCAAGGAGGTTGCCGCCAAGGCCGAACTGCGGGCGGAGGAGCGGGTGCTCGACGCGCTGTGCGGCGACAGCGCCAGTGCGGAGACGCGTGCCAAGTTCCGCAAGATGCTGCGCGAAGGCACGCTGAACGACAAGGAGATCGAGGTCCAGGTCGCCGACACCGGGGCCGGCAACATGCCGACCTTCGACATCCCCGGCATGCCGGGCGCCCAGATGGGGATGCTGAACCTGAACGACATGTTCGGCAAGATGATGGGCGGCCGCACCAAGACCCGCCGCATGTCGGTGGCCGAAAGCCACGGCGTGCTGATGGCTGAGGAGTCCGACAAGCTGCTGGACCAGGAAAAGGTGGTGGCGGAGGCGATCCGCGCGGTCGAGCAGAACGGCATCGTCTTCCTGGACGAGATCGACAAGATCTCCGCCCGCTCCGACGCCCGCGGCGCCGATGTCAGCCGCGAGGGCGTTCAGCGCGACCTGCTGCCGCTGATCGAAGGCACGACGGTGTCGACCAAGCACGGCCCGGTGAAGACCGACCACATCCTGTTCATCGCGTCGGGCGCTTTCCACATCGCCAAGCCGTCCGACTTGCTGCCCGAACTTCAGGGCCGTCTGCCGATCCGGGTCGAGTTGAAGGCGCTGAGCCAGGACGACTTCAAGCGCATCCTGACCGAACCGGAAGCCAGCCTGATCCGTCAGTACAAGGCGCTGATGAAGACGGAGGAGGTCGATCTGGTCTTCACCGACGACAGCATCGACGAGCTGGCCCGTCTGGCGGCGGAGATCAACAGCTCGGTCGAGAACATCGGCGCCCGCCGCCTGCACACGGTGCTGGAGCGGCTGCTGGAGGAGATCAGCTTCGCCGCCAGCGACCGCGCCGGCGAGACCATCACCATCGATGCCGCCCTGGTCCGCGAGCGGGTTGGCGGTCTGGCGAAGAACGCCGATCTGTCGAAGTTCATTCTGTGAGAAGGCAGGGGGCACTCGCATCGGGTGCCCCCTGCTTCACGTGAAACATTCCCCTACCCGCCTGCCGCCACCTTCACGCTCTTGGGCAGCAGCAGCGTATAGCTTCCACGGCTCTTCATCACTCCGGCCCGCTGCTCCGCCTCCGGGCCATGGCCCCAGAAGACGTCGCCGCGCACCGGCCCGCGGATCGCTCCGCCCGTGTCTTGGGCGACCAGCAGCCGCTGCAGCCGCTGCCCGGCATCCAGCGGGTCCTCCGCATCCAGCCACACCGGCACGCCATAGGGCATGAACTTGGAATCCACCGCCAGACTGCGGCCGGGGGTCAGCGCCACGCCCTGGGCACCGTTGGGGCCGTCGCCGGACATCGGCTGGAAGAAGACGTAGGACGGGTTGACGTTCATCACCGCCGGTGCCTGATCGGGATGGGCGAGCAGCCAAGCGCGGATGGTCTGCAGCGAAACCTCCTCCCGCTTCAGCGCGCCGCGCTCGATCAGTTCCTTGCCGATGGCGACGTATTTGTGGCCGTTCTGGCCGGCGTAACCGACGCGCATCTCGCCGCCGCCATTGCCTTCATTGGCGAGCCGGATCCGCCCCGACCCCTGGATTTGCAGGAAGAAGGCGCCGATCGGGTCCTTTACCCAGACCAGTTCCAGACCCTTGCCCTTGAGCGCTCCCGCGACGATGGCGGCGCGATCTTCGTAGGGCTTCAACTTGCCATCGACCACCCGGCCGGCGGTGCGCTCCCCCTTCCAGCGGTCGGAGAAGTCGCCGAGATCGACCATCACCAGATCGGCCGGCCGGCGATAGAGCGGCACCGGATAGGCCGGATCCGGCCGACGGCTGCCCTCCAGTTCGGCCTCGTAATAGCCGGTGAACAGCCCCTCGCGCGTGCCGTTGTTGCCGGCGGCGTAGGGGGTGAAGTTCGCCTCGAAGAAGGCGCGGGCGGCGGCATCGTCGCCGGGCGGCAGATCCGCCAGTTGCGCGCAAGGGACCTGCCAGTCGCCGATTATCCCCGCCACACCGCCTAGCCCGACCGGCCGGTCCGCCGGCTGGGTCTTGAACCGCGCACAGGAGCGGGCGAGCGCCGGCACCGCCTGGGCCACCGGGTCAGTGCGCCAGCCGGGCAAGTCGGCGAAGGACAGCGGCGCCAGGGTCAGGGCATCGGGCGGCGGCTTCGCCTCTTCCTTGGGGGCGCAGGCGGAAAACAGCAACGCCACCGCCCCGAAGAGGGCGATGGCGCTGAAACCTGTACGGTGATGGAAAGCCATTACTGAACCGGACGGACCTCGACCAGCGCCCAGTTGGGATCGCGGGAGCGGAGGTTGCGGGCGAAGGTCCAGACGTCGGTGTTCTCCACCAGCGCCTTGGGATCGCCGTCGATCACGGCACCCTCGCGGTCACGCACCACATTCACCTGATCGGAGACCAGACGCACGGTGACGCGGGCGGTGCGGCCGGCATCCAGCTTCGCTTCCACCACCTCGGCCTCGCGCACCAGTTCGATGCGGGCCTCGTGCTGCTCGCCGGCGGCCTGACGGTCGCGGATGACACGGGCGAAGCTGTCATAGACGTCGTCCGCCAGCAGTGGACGCAGCGTGGCGGTGTCGCCGCGGGCGAAGGCGTCGACGATCATGGCGAAGGCAGCCTTGGCGCCTTCCAGGAAATGCTTCTCGTCGAAATTCGGATCGGCGGCCCGGATCTGGTCGATGGAGGCGGCCAGCGACAGCGGCTCGTCCGGGGCGGTCACGTCCGCGCCGGGTGCGACATCAGGCCGCGGCCGGTTGCGCTCCGGCAGGGGCACGACATTGTCGGGCTTCGCCGGGTTCGGAGCGGCGGTGAAGGGGTTGGAGCGCTGACGCTCCTCCCCCGTCCGGCGGCCGAGGACACTGCGCAGCCGATAAACGAGGAAGGCCGCGATCATCGCGAAGATCACGATCTCGATGAACACGAACCCGTCTCCCATCATCTGTTCCTTCCAAAACGACTTGTCGTGAGCTTTGTGCCGCGGCGAAATCGCCGGCGGATCCGGCCCGCCTCTGGACCTTGCGGCCGGTCGGCATTACGTGTTGCTTGCCCGCCAGCAACGGCCAATTGGATGAGGCCGACGGTGTTTCGACCGGACGACCTATCCAAACCTAGATAGGGGCAGCGAGCCCGAAGAGCAAGGACACCATGAATCCCCTGTTGTTGATCCTTCTTCTGCCGATCCTGGAGATCGTCGGATTCATCCAGGTCGGCGATTGGATCGGCGCCGGGCCGACCATCGGGCTGCTGGCCCTGTCGGCGGTGGTGGGTGTGCTGCTGGTCCGCCACCAGGGTCTGGCCTCGCTGTCCCGCGCCCAGGCCGCAGCCGCCCGCGGCGAGGCGCCGATCGGCACCGTTCTGGACGGTTTCTGCGCCGTGCTGGCCGGCATCCTGCTGATCATCCCCGGCTTCCTGACCGACATTCTCGGCATCGCCCTGCTGATCGGGCCGCTGCGCCGCGGCATCGGCCGTTGGCTGCTCGGCCGCATGGGGGCCGGGATGCCGGTCTTCACCACCACCGCCGGCCGTCCCGGCTTCGGCGCCGGCAATTTCGGAGCCGGGGGTTTTGGCGGCCCCGGTTTCGGCGCGGACGGCCCCCGCCAGACCGATGATCCTTTCCGCCCCACCCCCGGCGTGCCCGGCGTGATCGACGGCGACTACCGCGACGTCACGCCCAACGAGCGCAAGATGGGCGAGCGCAAGATGGGCGAGGAAACCGACGACCGCGACGCGCCCCGGCTGAGCGATTCCCAATGGGGGAAGCACCGCCCGGATGAGCGGCGCTGACCGGCCGGCGGGCCGGCGGTTTCCGTTGGCAGGACGACCGATCCGTGATAGCCAGCCCCTTGGGCGAAGGCACAACCGTCGCGAACCAACCCCTGTCACCTCACATCCGGGTCGGCCCACCGTCCCCGCCCCTTCCCGATGCGGAACGATGGCCGGGACGACAGCCGGCGATTAGGAGTCCGTTATGTCCGATCAGATGAGCAACGGCGCCGAGCAGCAGCAGACCTCTTCGCTGCCGATGCATGTCCTCGCGCAGTATGTGAAGGACTTCTCGTTCGAGAACCCCAACGCCCCGCAGAGCCTGCTGCCGAACCAGCCGCAGCCGCAGGTGAACATCGGTGTCGACGTCCAGGGCCAGAAGGTCGGCGACGACATCTATGAGCTGACGCTGAACCTGCGCTGCGAGGCCCGCCAGGGCGAATCCGTGGCCTTCCTGGTCGAGCTGGCCTATGGCGCGCTGTTCCAGTTCCCCGGCCTGCCGGAAGAGCATCACCGCCCGGTCCTGATGATCGAAGGCGCCCGGATGATCTTCCCGTTCGCCCGCGCCATCGTCTCCAGCGCGACCCGCGAAGGCGGCTTCCCGCCGCTGATGATCAACCCGATCGACTTCGCCGAGCTGTACCACCGCCAGTCGGGCCAGCAGGCCGAACAGCCGCAGCAGCCGCCCTTCTGATCCCAAGCGGGATCGGGTGGATCCGGAAAGAAAAAGGGCGGGTGGCCGAAAGGCCCCCGCCCTTTTTCTTGTCCTATCCGAACCGTCTGCCGCCCCATCCGGCCGTGATTCCCGCGAATGCGGGAATCCAGAACCTTTGGAAGCGACCGTCAGGGGAAGCATGGTTCCCCGCCTTCGCGGGACTGACGCTCCCTGAAGGTCCAGGCGAGGGGCCGGCAGATCCGGCCCCGGTTCCGGCCCCTACTGGTTCATGCTCTCGAAGAACTCGTTGTTCGACTTGGTGTGCTTCAGCTTGTCGACCAGGAAGTCGACCGCGTCGGTCACGCCCATCGGCATCAGGATGCGGCGCAGGATCCACATCTTCGACATGGTGCCCTTGTCGACCAGCAGTTCCTCCTTGCGGGTGCCCGACTTGGAGATGTCGATGGCCGGGAAGGTGCGCTTGTCGGAGAGCTTGCGGTCCAGCACGATTTCCGAGTTGCCGGTGCCCTTGAACTCTTCGAAGATCACCTCGTCCATGCGGCTGCCGGTGTCGATCAGCGCGGTGGCGATGATGGTCAGCGATCCACCCTCCTCCACGTTGCGGGCGGCACCGAAGAAGCGCTTGGGACGCTGCAGGGCGTTGGCGTCGACACCGCCGGTCAGCACCTTGCCCGACGACGGCACGACGGTGTTGTAGGCGCGGGCCAGACGGGTGATCGAGTCCAGCAGGATGACCACGTCGCGCTTGTGCTCGACCAGCCGCTTGGCCTTCTCGATCACCATTTCCGCGACCTGGACGTGGCGGGTCGCCGGCTCGTCGAAGGTGGAGCTGATGACCTCGCCGCGGACCGAGCGGGCCATGTCCGTCACTTCTTCCGGACGCTCGTCGATCAAGAGGACGATCAGATAGGCTTCGGGGTGGTTGGTGGCGACCGAGTGGGCGATGTTCTGCAGCATCACCGTCTTGCCGGTGCGCGGCGGCGCCACGATCAGCCCGCGCTGCCCCTTGCCCAGCGGCGCCACCAGGTCGACGATGCGGCCGGTGAGGTTCTTCTTGGTCGGGTCCTCGACCTCCATCCGGATGCGTTCTTCCGGATAGAGCGGCGTCAGGTTGTCGAAGTTGATACGGTGACGGACCTTGTCCGGCGTATCGAAGTTGATGGTGTTGACCTTCAGCAGGGCGAAATAGCGCTCACCGTCCTTGGGCGAGCGGATCTGCCCTTCCACCGTGTCGCCGGTGCGCAGGCCGAAGCGGCGCACCTGGCTGGGACTGACATAGATGTCGTCGGGACCCGGCAGATAATTGGCTTCCGGCGAGCGCAGGAAGCCGAACCCGTCCTGCAGCACCTCCAACACGCCGTCGCCGAAGATCGGAATGTCGTTTTCGGCCAGTTGCTTCAGGATCGCGAACATCATGTCCTGCTTGCGCAGCGTGCTCGCGTTCTCGATCTGAAGCTCCTCCGCGAACGCCAGCAGTTCGGCGGGGCTTTTGCACTTCAGCTCTTGGAGATGCATCGGATTGCCTGTGAAATCGTCATGCGGGGGAGTGGCCTTGGGGATGGGAGGTGCCAGAAGGTCCGGCCGACGGCGGTTGGCGGCGGGGGACGCCGCAACGCGGTCGCGTCGGGTGGGCAGCGGGTGGCGCATAGGCGGGTGCGCGCCAGGGCGTCCGGATAATGGTCGCACGGGAGCGGATCGCCAGCCACCAGGCCCGGCTCAAAGTCAGAGCGTCGGAT
The Azospirillum sp. TSA2s DNA segment above includes these coding regions:
- the hisA gene encoding 1-(5-phosphoribosyl)-5-[(5-phosphoribosylamino)methylideneamino]imidazole-4-carboxamide isomerase codes for the protein MIIYPAIDLKDGACVRLLRGEMSQATVFNTDPGEQARLFQSQGFEWLHLVDLNGAFEGKPVNGAAVESILKSVTIPVQLGGGIRDLNTIGMWLEKGISRVILGTVALRDPELVKAACREFPGKVAVGIDAREGYVAVAGWAETSDIKALDLALKFEDCGVAAIIYTDINRDGAMGGVNVESTSDLAFHLTTPVIASGGVSSIEDLKALKLEEDTGIEGVICGRALYDGRIDPKEALALLSAPAVEDAD
- a CDS encoding GNAT family N-acetyltransferase, whose amino-acid sequence is MAEIAIDKVDALKTADLHDLCDAADDAIRAGGGFGWVEPPPRDVMERFWKGVLVVPERVLFVARLDGVVAGSAQLVKPPRNNEAQAHAAQLTTSFVAPWARGHGLARRLTLAVVEEARAVGFQVLNLDVRVTQEAAIALYESLGFKRWGTHPFYALVQGKPLAGHFYCKDLQPDSQPPAE
- the hisH gene encoding imidazole glycerol phosphate synthase subunit HisH, whose protein sequence is METVALIDYGSGNLRSAAKAIERAAGEAESSYNVIVTSDADAVRHADRVVLPGVGAFADCKRGLSEVPGMLDALEEVVHRRGRPFLGICVGMQLMAERGREYGVTEGLGWIRGEVVKLEPADPTLKIPHMGWNELNIRRPHPVLAGLPEGAHAYFVHSYQFKPADPDTLIASADYGGPFAAVVGRDNLVGTQFHPEKSQATGLALIANFLRWKV
- the hisB gene encoding imidazoleglycerol-phosphate dehydratase HisB, coding for MDQTPTNGGRRASIERNTTETRIRVALNLDGTGVYDVKTGVGFLDHMLEQLSRHSLMDLTVLADGDLHIDYHHTTEDTGIAIGMAVAKALGDRKGIQRYGHSYVPMDETLTRVALDFSNRPYLIWKVNFTRDKIGDFDTELFREWFQAFAMAAGVTLHVENLYGENNHHIVESCYKALARALRAGVEIDPRKRDAVPSTKGTLGGSL
- a CDS encoding S1C family serine protease, with product MSPPPPIGKAAPPVAAGTAAPFRFGELTIGSMRRGMQIGRYVWGIDCAPPYDDVYWTSGVNMRRGSTFDERFAEVMTAAGFDVVGRPGGPDNPDGNRSRARFTVQGDLRDVQLELCHRTNWLTGSSKGSSGTGSVKVEWTVYDARGDGLVHRLVTTGATAQERGVPQGETLLVEEAFAAAVEALAADAGFRALLSGGALPSPAARPSTAFPVAAPAGSGPISLTPNASPAAAPSAPVAAPAQASRLLLRGGAGSGRIASARIPVDRSHGLVIGETDVAGQVQAVLLAPLSGSDPTVTVRPARGVELTGWVIGRDAASGLALVRVPARLPALSLRTATLRVSEPVRAVIGGRSKEIAGIVGGLPADEARGGTLIQADLGSADLFTAVTESGDPLLDGSGALAGVAPAAGRSPVTPAGLVEFLALGPLLDRLGVDAVVAVQPPAPSKPGKPRRNSPPDPLWEDEAPDGELLDGDIAPPT
- the hslV gene encoding ATP-dependent protease subunit HslV, coding for MTYPASNPHDPIQWHGTTILSVRKNGQVVIAGDGQVSVGQTVMKANARKVRWLAGGTVMAGFAGATADALTLFERLEGKLEQYPGQLTRACVEMAKDWRTDRYLRRLEAMMAVADKSVSLVLTGNGDVLEPEDGLIGIGSGGSYALSAARALIDIDGMDAEAVARKAMRIAAGICVYTNENVTLEKL
- the hslU gene encoding ATP-dependent protease ATPase subunit HslU, producing the protein MSQNASTASVSADSAAFSPREIVSELDRYIVGQNDAKRAVAIALRNRWRRQQLPEGLREEVLPKNILMIGPTGVGKTEIARRLARLAQAPFLKVEATKFTEVGYVGRDVEQIVRDLVEAAIGLTRERLRKEVAAKAELRAEERVLDALCGDSASAETRAKFRKMLREGTLNDKEIEVQVADTGAGNMPTFDIPGMPGAQMGMLNLNDMFGKMMGGRTKTRRMSVAESHGVLMAEESDKLLDQEKVVAEAIRAVEQNGIVFLDEIDKISARSDARGADVSREGVQRDLLPLIEGTTVSTKHGPVKTDHILFIASGAFHIAKPSDLLPELQGRLPIRVELKALSQDDFKRILTEPEASLIRQYKALMKTEEVDLVFTDDSIDELARLAAEINSSVENIGARRLHTVLERLLEEISFAASDRAGETITIDAALVRERVGGLAKNADLSKFIL
- a CDS encoding murein transglycosylase A, whose protein sequence is MAFHHRTGFSAIALFGAVALLFSACAPKEEAKPPPDALTLAPLSFADLPGWRTDPVAQAVPALARSCARFKTQPADRPVGLGGVAGIIGDWQVPCAQLADLPPGDDAAARAFFEANFTPYAAGNNGTREGLFTGYYEAELEGSRRPDPAYPVPLYRRPADLVMVDLGDFSDRWKGERTAGRVVDGKLKPYEDRAAIVAGALKGKGLELVWVKDPIGAFFLQIQGSGRIRLANEGNGGGEMRVGYAGQNGHKYVAIGKELIERGALKREEVSLQTIRAWLLAHPDQAPAVMNVNPSYVFFQPMSGDGPNGAQGVALTPGRSLAVDSKFMPYGVPVWLDAEDPLDAGQRLQRLLVAQDTGGAIRGPVRGDVFWGHGPEAEQRAGVMKSRGSYTLLLPKSVKVAAGG
- a CDS encoding Tim44/TimA family putative adaptor protein; amino-acid sequence: MGDGFVFIEIVIFAMIAAFLVYRLRSVLGRRTGEERQRSNPFTAAPNPAKPDNVVPLPERNRPRPDVAPGADVTAPDEPLSLAASIDQIRAADPNFDEKHFLEGAKAAFAMIVDAFARGDTATLRPLLADDVYDSFARVIRDRQAAGEQHEARIELVREAEVVEAKLDAGRTARVTVRLVSDQVNVVRDREGAVIDGDPKALVENTDVWTFARNLRSRDPNWALVEVRPVQ
- a CDS encoding FxsA family protein; translated protein: MNPLLLILLLPILEIVGFIQVGDWIGAGPTIGLLALSAVVGVLLVRHQGLASLSRAQAAAARGEAPIGTVLDGFCAVLAGILLIIPGFLTDILGIALLIGPLRRGIGRWLLGRMGAGMPVFTTTAGRPGFGAGNFGAGGFGGPGFGADGPRQTDDPFRPTPGVPGVIDGDYRDVTPNERKMGERKMGEETDDRDAPRLSDSQWGKHRPDERR
- the secB gene encoding protein-export chaperone SecB, which codes for MSDQMSNGAEQQQTSSLPMHVLAQYVKDFSFENPNAPQSLLPNQPQPQVNIGVDVQGQKVGDDIYELTLNLRCEARQGESVAFLVELAYGALFQFPGLPEEHHRPVLMIEGARMIFPFARAIVSSATREGGFPPLMINPIDFAELYHRQSGQQAEQPQQPPF
- the rho gene encoding transcription termination factor Rho, translating into MHLQELKCKSPAELLAFAEELQIENASTLRKQDMMFAILKQLAENDIPIFGDGVLEVLQDGFGFLRSPEANYLPGPDDIYVSPSQVRRFGLRTGDTVEGQIRSPKDGERYFALLKVNTINFDTPDKVRHRINFDNLTPLYPEERIRMEVEDPTKKNLTGRIVDLVAPLGKGQRGLIVAPPRTGKTVMLQNIAHSVATNHPEAYLIVLLIDERPEEVTDMARSVRGEVISSTFDEPATRHVQVAEMVIEKAKRLVEHKRDVVILLDSITRLARAYNTVVPSSGKVLTGGVDANALQRPKRFFGAARNVEEGGSLTIIATALIDTGSRMDEVIFEEFKGTGNSEIVLDRKLSDKRTFPAIDISKSGTRKEELLVDKGTMSKMWILRRILMPMGVTDAVDFLVDKLKHTKSNNEFFESMNQ